One region of Pseudomonas glycinae genomic DNA includes:
- the bglX gene encoding beta-glucosidase BglX has protein sequence MKKLCLLGLFVSLASHQVLAATTPVPLENKDAFISHLMKQMTLDEKIGQLRLISIGPEMPRELIRKEIAAGNIGGTFNSITRPENRPMQDAAMRSRLKIPMFFAYDVIHGHRTIFPIPLALASSWDMDAIGRSGRVAAKEAAADSLDITFAPMVDISRDPRWGRSSEGFGEDTYLTSRIAKVMVKAYQGETPSAADSIMASVKHFALYGAVEGGRDYNTVDMSPVKMYQDYLPPYRAAIDAGAGGVMVALNSINGIPATANTWLMNDLLRKEWGFKGLAVSDHGAIFELIKHGVARDGREAAKLAIKAGIDMSMNDTLYGKELPGLLKSGEIEQKDIDNAVREVLAAKYDMGLFKDPYLRIGKAEDDPADTYADSRLHRADAREVARRSLVLLKNQNETLPLKKTAKVALVGPLAKAPIDMMGSWAAAGRPAQSVTLFDGMSNVIGDKANLIYARGANITSDKKVLDYLNFLNFDAPEVVDDPRPANVLIDEAVKAAKDADIVVAAVGESRGMSHESSSRTDLNIPENQRELIRALKATGKPLVLVLMNGRPLTLLEEKEQADAILETWFSGTEGGNAIADVLFGDYNPSGKLPVTFPRSVGQIPTYYNHLSIGRPFTPGKPGNYTSQYFDDTTGPLFPFGFGLSYTDFSLSDMALSSTTLNATGKLDASVTVKNTGKRDGETVVQLYIQDVTGSMIRPVKELKNFQKIMLKAGEQKVVHFTITEDDLKFYNAQLKYAAEPGKFNVQIGLDSQDVTQQSFELL, from the coding sequence ATGAAGAAGCTGTGTTTGCTGGGCCTGTTCGTCAGCCTGGCCAGTCATCAAGTACTGGCCGCCACGACCCCGGTCCCCCTGGAAAACAAGGACGCGTTCATCAGTCATCTGATGAAGCAAATGACCCTCGACGAGAAGATCGGCCAGTTGCGCCTGATCAGCATCGGCCCGGAAATGCCCCGCGAGCTGATCCGCAAGGAGATCGCCGCCGGCAACATCGGTGGCACCTTCAACTCGATCACCCGCCCGGAAAACCGTCCGATGCAGGACGCGGCCATGCGCAGCCGGCTGAAGATTCCGATGTTTTTCGCGTACGACGTGATCCACGGTCACCGTACGATTTTCCCGATTCCGCTGGCCCTGGCATCGAGCTGGGACATGGACGCCATTGGCCGGTCCGGGCGCGTTGCAGCCAAGGAAGCCGCCGCCGACAGCCTCGACATCACCTTCGCGCCGATGGTCGATATCTCCCGCGACCCGCGCTGGGGCCGCAGCTCCGAAGGTTTCGGTGAAGACACCTACCTGACCTCACGCATCGCCAAAGTCATGGTCAAGGCCTATCAGGGCGAGACCCCGAGCGCGGCCGACAGCATCATGGCCAGCGTCAAGCACTTCGCCCTGTACGGCGCGGTCGAGGGCGGTCGCGACTACAACACCGTCGACATGAGCCCGGTGAAGATGTACCAGGACTACCTGCCACCGTACCGCGCCGCGATTGATGCCGGCGCCGGTGGCGTGATGGTGGCGCTGAACTCGATCAACGGTATCCCGGCCACCGCCAACACCTGGCTGATGAACGACCTGCTGCGCAAGGAGTGGGGCTTCAAGGGGCTGGCGGTCAGCGATCACGGCGCGATTTTCGAACTGATCAAGCACGGCGTGGCCCGCGACGGTCGTGAAGCGGCGAAGCTGGCGATCAAGGCCGGCATCGACATGAGCATGAACGACACCCTGTACGGCAAAGAGCTGCCGGGGCTGCTCAAGTCCGGCGAGATCGAACAGAAAGACATCGACAACGCGGTGCGTGAAGTCCTCGCCGCCAAGTACGACATGGGCCTGTTCAAGGATCCGTACCTGCGCATCGGCAAGGCTGAAGACGATCCGGCCGACACCTACGCCGACAGTCGCCTGCACCGCGCCGATGCCCGCGAAGTGGCGCGTCGCAGCCTGGTGCTGCTGAAGAACCAGAACGAAACCCTGCCGCTGAAGAAAACCGCGAAGGTTGCGCTGGTCGGTCCGCTGGCCAAGGCCCCGATCGACATGATGGGCAGTTGGGCCGCCGCCGGTCGTCCGGCGCAATCGGTGACCCTGTTCGACGGCATGAGCAATGTGATCGGCGACAAGGCGAACCTGATCTACGCCCGTGGCGCCAACATCACCAGCGACAAGAAGGTCCTCGACTACCTGAATTTCCTCAACTTCGACGCCCCGGAAGTGGTCGATGACCCGCGCCCGGCCAACGTGCTGATCGACGAAGCGGTGAAAGCCGCGAAGGACGCCGACATTGTGGTTGCAGCGGTGGGCGAGTCCCGTGGCATGTCCCACGAATCGTCGAGCCGCACCGACCTGAACATCCCGGAAAACCAGCGTGAGCTGATCCGTGCCCTGAAAGCCACCGGCAAGCCGTTGGTGCTGGTGCTGATGAACGGCCGTCCGCTGACGCTCCTCGAAGAGAAAGAACAGGCTGACGCGATTCTGGAAACCTGGTTCAGCGGCACCGAAGGCGGCAACGCCATCGCCGACGTGCTGTTCGGCGACTACAACCCGTCGGGCAAGCTGCCGGTGACCTTCCCGCGTTCCGTGGGCCAGATCCCGACCTACTACAACCACTTGAGCATTGGCCGGCCGTTCACGCCGGGCAAACCGGGCAACTACACCTCGCAGTATTTCGATGACACCACCGGTCCCCTGTTCCCGTTCGGTTTCGGTCTGAGCTACACCGATTTCAGCCTGAGCGACATGGCGCTGTCCTCGACCACCCTGAACGCCACCGGCAAGCTCGACGCCAGTGTCACAGTCAAGAACACCGGCAAGCGTGACGGCGAAACCGTGGTGCAGCTGTACATTCAGGACGTCACCGGGTCGATGATCCGTCCGGTCAAGGAGCTGAAGAACTTCCAGAAAATCATGCTCAAGGCCGGCGAGCAGAAAGTCGTGCACTTCACCATCACCGAGGATGACCTGAAGTTCTACAACGCCCAGCTCAAGTACGCGGCCGAGCCTGGCAAGTTCAACGTGCAGATCGGCCTGGACTCCCAGGACGTGACGCAGCAGAGCTTTGAACTGCTGTAA
- a CDS encoding DMT family transporter, translating to MSSRENTGMALGLLGVVIFSLTLPFTRIVVQELHPLLNGLGRALFAAIPAAALLLWRREKWPTWKQVKGLSLVIAGVILGFPVLSAWAMQTLPASHGALVNGLQPLCVALYAAWLSHERPSKAFWACAALGSALVLGYALYTGAGSIQAGDLLMLGAIAVGGLGYAEGGRLAREMGGWQVICWALVLSTPLLIGPVLYLALQHQGAVSAKTWWAFGYVALFSQFLGFFAWYAGLAMGGIARVSQIQLLQIFFTIAFSALFFGEHVEPITWLFACGVIATVMLGRKTAVRPAQPGTLPAGVQLKP from the coding sequence ATGTCTTCGCGCGAAAACACCGGCATGGCCCTCGGCCTGCTCGGCGTGGTGATTTTCAGCCTTACCCTGCCCTTCACCCGCATCGTGGTGCAGGAACTGCACCCGCTGCTCAACGGCCTCGGCCGCGCCTTGTTCGCGGCGATTCCGGCAGCGGCGCTGTTATTGTGGCGACGGGAAAAGTGGCCGACCTGGAAGCAGGTCAAAGGCCTGAGCCTGGTGATTGCCGGGGTGATTCTCGGTTTCCCGGTGCTGTCGGCGTGGGCTATGCAGACCCTGCCGGCGTCCCACGGTGCGCTGGTCAACGGTTTGCAGCCGCTGTGCGTGGCGCTGTATGCCGCGTGGCTGTCCCATGAACGTCCGTCGAAAGCCTTCTGGGCCTGTGCGGCGCTGGGCAGTGCGCTGGTGCTGGGTTATGCGTTGTACACCGGCGCCGGCAGCATTCAGGCCGGGGATTTATTGATGTTGGGTGCGATTGCAGTGGGCGGTCTGGGTTATGCCGAGGGCGGGCGGCTGGCCCGGGAGATGGGCGGCTGGCAGGTAATCTGCTGGGCGCTGGTGCTGTCGACGCCGCTGCTGATCGGTCCGGTGTTGTACCTGGCGTTGCAGCATCAGGGCGCGGTGTCGGCGAAAACCTGGTGGGCCTTCGGTTACGTCGCGCTGTTTTCGCAGTTCCTGGGTTTCTTCGCCTGGTACGCCGGGCTGGCCATGGGGGGCATTGCCCGGGTCAGTCAGATCCAGCTGTTGCAGATCTTCTTCACCATCGCGTTTTCCGCGCTGTTCTTTGGGGAACATGTGGAGCCGATCACCTGGCTGTTCGCCTGCGGGGTGATCGCGACGGTGATGCTCGGGCGCAAGACCGCGGTGCGCCCGGCTCAACCGGGCACGTTACCCGCCGGGGTTCAGCTCAAGCCTTGA
- a CDS encoding DJ-1/PfpI family protein, translating into MAAKKILMLVGDYVEDYEVMVPFQALQMVGHTVHAVCPDKAAGKTVRTAIHDFEGDQTYSEKPGHQFALNFDFAKVDAKDYDALLVPGGRAPEYLRLNEKVLVLVRAFDKAGKPIAAVCHGAQLLAAAGILEGRECSAYPACAPEVRLAGGTYIDIPVTDGHVQGNLATAPAWPAHPKWLAGFLGLLGTKITL; encoded by the coding sequence ATGGCCGCGAAAAAGATACTGATGCTGGTCGGCGATTACGTCGAAGACTACGAAGTGATGGTGCCGTTCCAGGCCCTCCAAATGGTCGGGCACACCGTGCATGCCGTGTGCCCGGACAAGGCCGCCGGCAAGACCGTGCGCACCGCGATCCATGACTTTGAAGGCGATCAAACCTACAGCGAGAAACCCGGTCACCAGTTCGCCCTGAACTTCGATTTCGCCAAGGTCGATGCCAAGGATTACGACGCACTGCTGGTGCCCGGCGGGCGTGCGCCGGAATACCTGCGGCTGAATGAAAAAGTCCTGGTACTGGTGCGCGCCTTCGACAAGGCCGGCAAGCCGATTGCCGCCGTCTGTCACGGCGCGCAACTGCTGGCGGCGGCGGGGATTCTTGAAGGTCGCGAGTGCAGTGCCTATCCGGCCTGTGCCCCGGAAGTGCGGCTGGCCGGCGGCACCTACATCGACATCCCGGTCACGGACGGCCATGTCCAGGGCAACCTGGCCACCGCGCCCGCCTGGCCGGCGCACCCGAAATGGCTGGCCGGTTTCCTCGGTTTGCTTGGAACCAAAATCACCCTGTGA
- a CDS encoding phospholipase D-like domain-containing protein: MRGAVFPWRDGNRFELLIDGPQFFPRMLDEIARAREQIELELYLVEAGACAETIVQALVLAAERGVRVRCLFDDYGSLAFTLTLRRRLTGAGVELRFYNRLNWRRWVGNFYRDHRKLLLVDQRLAVVGGTGVTDEFWTPGHDTSEWHEVMVQITGPLVLDWQLLFDRQWIANRHRRAWRPNAHFGLPRLPRVPDMGEGMGRVAYADARQHRDILQSLFRALNSGQKRIWLATPYFLPTWKIRRSLRKAAARGLDVRLLLTGPRTDHPSVRYAGHRYYPRLLKAGVKIYEYQPCFLHLKMVLVDDWVSIGSCNFDHWNLRFNLEANLEALDPSLTAAVAASFEKDFGLSQQVSLEEWRKRPLWRRVKQRIWGWVDRVVVNLLDRRG; encoded by the coding sequence ATGCGCGGCGCGGTGTTTCCGTGGCGTGATGGCAACCGCTTCGAGCTGTTGATCGACGGCCCGCAATTCTTCCCGCGCATGCTCGACGAGATTGCCCGCGCCCGTGAGCAGATCGAACTGGAGTTGTACCTGGTGGAAGCCGGTGCCTGTGCCGAAACCATCGTGCAGGCACTGGTGCTGGCGGCGGAGCGGGGCGTGCGGGTGCGTTGCCTGTTCGATGATTACGGCAGCCTCGCGTTTACCCTCACGCTGCGCCGGCGGCTGACTGGTGCCGGGGTCGAGCTGCGTTTTTACAACCGGCTGAACTGGCGGCGCTGGGTCGGCAATTTCTATCGCGATCATCGCAAGCTGTTGCTGGTCGACCAGCGTCTGGCGGTGGTCGGCGGCACCGGGGTCACCGATGAGTTCTGGACGCCGGGCCACGACACCAGCGAATGGCACGAGGTCATGGTGCAGATCACCGGCCCGCTGGTGCTCGACTGGCAGTTGTTGTTCGACCGCCAATGGATCGCCAACCGCCATCGCCGGGCCTGGCGGCCCAACGCGCATTTCGGCCTGCCACGGTTGCCCCGCGTGCCGGACATGGGCGAGGGCATGGGCCGTGTGGCCTACGCCGACGCCCGTCAGCATCGGGACATTCTGCAATCGCTGTTCCGCGCCTTGAACAGTGGCCAAAAGCGTATCTGGCTGGCCACGCCGTACTTTCTGCCGACCTGGAAAATCCGCCGCTCCCTGCGCAAGGCCGCCGCCCGTGGCCTCGACGTGCGCCTGCTGCTGACCGGGCCGCGCACCGATCATCCGTCGGTGCGCTACGCGGGGCATCGCTACTACCCGCGCCTGCTCAAGGCCGGGGTGAAAATCTACGAATACCAGCCGTGTTTCCTGCACCTGAAAATGGTGCTGGTGGACGACTGGGTGAGCATCGGCTCGTGCAATTTCGATCACTGGAATCTGCGCTTCAATCTTGAAGCGAATCTGGAAGCGCTGGATCCATCATTGACGGCAGCGGTGGCGGCGAGTTTCGAGAAGGACTTCGGCCTGAGTCAGCAGGTGAGTCTGGAGGAATGGCGAAAACGGCCACTGTGGCGGCGGGTGAAGCAGCGGATCTGGGGCTGGGTGGATCGGGTGGTGGTCAACTTGCTCGACAGACGCGGCTAG
- a CDS encoding aldolase, producing the protein MAKTLALPKDELVKQALTQMQKSLADNTWTDRQKLALTCRILFENGHDSGLAGQITARGPQPGTYYTQQLGLGFDEITASNLLLVNEDLEVLEGHGMANPANRFHSWVYRARPDVNCIIHTHPTHIAALSMLEVPLQISHMDLCPLYDDCAFLEGWPGVPVGNEEGELIAGALGDKRAILLSHHGQLSTGTTIEEACVIAQLIERAAKLQLLAMAAGTIKPIIPELGREAHDWVSKPKRHAAAFNYYARQNLRQHADCLN; encoded by the coding sequence ATGGCGAAGACATTAGCACTACCCAAAGACGAACTGGTCAAGCAAGCGCTGACCCAGATGCAAAAAAGCCTGGCGGATAATACGTGGACAGACCGGCAAAAGCTGGCCCTGACCTGCCGGATCCTCTTCGAGAACGGCCACGATTCGGGCCTCGCCGGGCAGATCACCGCCCGTGGCCCGCAACCGGGCACTTACTACACTCAGCAACTGGGGCTGGGTTTCGATGAAATCACCGCGAGTAATCTGCTGCTGGTCAACGAAGACCTCGAAGTGCTCGAAGGCCACGGCATGGCCAACCCGGCCAACCGTTTCCACAGCTGGGTGTACCGCGCCCGGCCGGACGTGAACTGCATCATTCACACTCACCCAACGCACATTGCCGCGCTGTCGATGCTGGAAGTGCCGCTGCAGATTTCCCACATGGACCTGTGCCCGCTGTACGACGATTGTGCGTTCCTCGAAGGCTGGCCGGGTGTGCCGGTGGGTAACGAAGAAGGCGAACTGATTGCCGGGGCGTTGGGCGACAAGCGGGCGATCCTGCTTTCCCACCACGGACAGCTGTCCACTGGGACGACCATCGAGGAAGCCTGTGTCATCGCGCAATTGATCGAGCGCGCCGCCAAGCTGCAATTGCTGGCGATGGCCGCCGGGACGATCAAGCCGATCATTCCCGAGCTGGGTCGCGAGGCGCATGACTGGGTGTCGAAACCGAAACGCCACGCCGCGGCCTTCAACTACTACGCCCGGCAGAACCTGCGTCAGCACGCCGATTGCCTGAACTGA
- a CDS encoding class I SAM-dependent methyltransferase, giving the protein MSVTAPSASAKPAPDHHARFIELLQTSLEQNGFIKLVLAKYVGEEADLQRIIIKPVTVKAQPCLSFVYRYKTRDITKNLPLDEALATIAGLLPAAFKNAHLLALTDEAQLEYSKKGKSSLFMSKPQQLREVPSAEHNREKNRFLDLNRPFLKDLGVTNAQHELIPAMSRKWKQINKFIEVFSHALTSSPLALDKPVRVADFGSGKGYLTFAIHDYLRNTLKAEGEVTGVELREEMVNLCNTAAAKLEHPGLVFKCGDVRSVAPSELDVMIALHACDIATDYAIHTGIRSGASIIMCSPCCHKQIRLQIQSPALLKPMLQYGLHLGQQAEMVTDSLRALFLEACGYETKVFEFISLDHTNKNKMILAVKRAEPVDPTQLLVKIQELKAFYQISEHCLETLLLADGLLKLKA; this is encoded by the coding sequence ATGTCCGTTACCGCTCCTTCCGCATCTGCCAAACCGGCGCCCGATCACCACGCCCGGTTCATCGAGCTGCTGCAAACCAGCCTCGAACAGAACGGCTTCATCAAACTGGTGCTGGCCAAGTACGTCGGCGAAGAAGCGGACCTGCAGCGGATCATCATCAAACCGGTGACGGTCAAGGCGCAGCCGTGCCTGTCGTTCGTTTATCGCTACAAGACCCGCGACATCACCAAGAACCTGCCGTTGGACGAAGCGCTGGCGACGATTGCCGGGCTGCTGCCGGCGGCGTTCAAAAATGCGCATTTGCTGGCCCTGACTGACGAAGCCCAGCTCGAATACAGCAAAAAGGGCAAGAGCTCGCTGTTTATGAGCAAACCCCAGCAATTGCGCGAAGTGCCGTCCGCCGAGCATAACCGCGAGAAAAACCGCTTCCTCGATCTGAACCGACCGTTCCTCAAGGACCTGGGCGTGACCAACGCGCAACACGAGCTGATCCCGGCGATGTCGCGCAAGTGGAAGCAGATCAACAAGTTCATCGAGGTCTTCAGCCACGCGCTGACCTCGTCGCCGCTGGCCCTCGACAAACCGGTGCGGGTGGCGGATTTCGGCTCAGGCAAGGGTTATCTGACGTTCGCCATCCATGACTATTTGCGCAACACGTTGAAGGCCGAGGGCGAAGTCACCGGCGTCGAACTGCGCGAAGAAATGGTCAACCTGTGCAACACCGCCGCCGCGAAGCTGGAACACCCGGGGCTGGTGTTCAAATGCGGTGATGTGCGCAGCGTGGCGCCGAGCGAGCTGGACGTGATGATCGCCCTGCATGCCTGCGACATCGCCACCGACTACGCGATCCACACCGGCATCCGCTCCGGCGCCTCAATCATCATGTGCTCGCCGTGCTGCCACAAACAGATCCGCTTGCAGATCCAGAGCCCGGCGCTGCTCAAGCCGATGCTGCAATACGGCCTGCACCTGGGTCAGCAGGCGGAAATGGTCACCGACAGCTTGCGTGCGCTGTTCCTCGAAGCCTGCGGTTACGAGACCAAGGTGTTCGAGTTCATCTCGCTGGACCACACCAACAAGAACAAGATGATCCTCGCCGTAAAGCGCGCCGAGCCGGTGGACCCGACTCAGTTGCTGGTGAAGATTCAGGAGTTGAAGGCGTTCTACCAGATCAGCGAGCACTGCCTCGAAACCCTGCTGCTCGCTGACGGCCTGCTGAAGCTCAAGGCTTGA
- a CDS encoding dihydrodipicolinate synthase family protein, translating to MSNIHGIIGYTITPFGANGEGVDLPALGRSIDRLIAGGVHAIAPLGSTGEGAYLSDAEWDQVAEFSIRHVAKRVPTVVSVSDLTTAKAVRRARFAEAHGADVVMVLPASYWKLTEAEILAHYRAIGDSIGVPIMLYNNPATSGTDMSVELILRIVNGVENVTMVKESTGDIQRMHKLQLLGEGRVPFYNGCNPLALEAFAAGAKGWCTAAPNLIPQLNLDLYEATLAGDLGKARELFYRQLPLLDFILKGGLPATIKAGLRLTGLEVGDPRLPVFPLAEAGRTQLQALLNTLR from the coding sequence ATGTCCAACATTCACGGCATCATCGGCTACACCATCACCCCGTTCGGCGCCAACGGCGAAGGCGTTGACCTGCCGGCCCTCGGCCGCTCCATCGACCGTCTGATCGCCGGCGGCGTCCACGCCATTGCGCCACTGGGCAGCACCGGCGAAGGCGCCTACCTGAGCGATGCGGAGTGGGATCAGGTCGCCGAATTCAGTATCAGGCACGTGGCCAAGCGCGTACCGACCGTGGTCAGCGTGTCCGACCTGACCACCGCCAAAGCGGTACGCCGCGCACGCTTTGCCGAAGCCCATGGCGCCGACGTGGTGATGGTGTTGCCGGCCTCTTACTGGAAGCTGACCGAAGCGGAAATCCTCGCCCACTACCGCGCCATCGGTGACAGCATCGGCGTGCCGATCATGCTCTACAACAACCCGGCCACCAGCGGCACCGACATGTCGGTGGAGCTGATCCTGCGCATCGTCAACGGCGTGGAAAACGTGACCATGGTCAAGGAGAGCACCGGCGACATCCAGCGCATGCACAAGCTGCAACTGCTCGGCGAAGGCCGGGTGCCGTTCTACAACGGCTGCAACCCGCTGGCGCTGGAAGCCTTCGCTGCCGGGGCCAAAGGCTGGTGCACGGCGGCACCGAACCTGATCCCGCAGCTCAATCTGGATTTGTACGAAGCCACACTGGCGGGGGATCTCGGCAAGGCGCGAGAGCTGTTCTACCGCCAGTTGCCACTGCTGGACTTCATCCTCAAGGGTGGCTTGCCGGCGACGATCAAGGCCGGTCTGCGACTGACCGGTCTGGAAGTCGGCGATCCGCGTTTGCCGGTGTTCCCGCTGGCTGAGGCCGGGCGTACGCAATTGCAGGCCTTGCTGAACACCTTGCGCTGA
- a CDS encoding LemA family protein, with the protein MNVSPVYRSRLQVATLLVLATLLTACGINNIPTLDEQAKAAWGQVQNQYQRRADLIPNLVETVKGYAKHEEATLTAVIEARAKATSIQVDASTLDNPEKLKQFQQAQDQLTGALSRLMVVSERYPDLKANQNFLALQSQLEGTENRIAVARRDFILAVQKYNTEIRTFPGRLWHSVMYSDLPIRETFEATSPGADKAPEVKF; encoded by the coding sequence ATGAATGTCAGTCCTGTCTACCGCTCGCGTTTGCAGGTCGCCACCCTGCTGGTGCTGGCCACGTTGTTGACCGCTTGCGGCATCAACAATATTCCGACCCTCGACGAACAGGCCAAGGCTGCCTGGGGCCAGGTGCAGAACCAGTACCAGCGGCGCGCCGACCTGATCCCCAATCTGGTGGAAACCGTGAAGGGCTATGCCAAACACGAGGAAGCAACCCTGACTGCGGTGATCGAGGCCCGGGCCAAGGCGACGTCGATCCAGGTCGATGCCAGCACTCTCGACAACCCGGAAAAACTCAAGCAGTTCCAGCAGGCGCAGGATCAGCTAACCGGAGCCTTGAGCCGCTTGATGGTGGTGTCCGAACGCTATCCGGACCTGAAAGCCAACCAGAACTTTCTCGCCCTGCAATCGCAACTCGAGGGCACGGAAAACCGCATCGCCGTGGCCCGTCGTGATTTCATTCTGGCGGTGCAGAAATACAACACCGAGATCCGCACCTTTCCCGGTCGCCTGTGGCACAGCGTGATGTACAGCGATCTGCCGATCCGTGAGACCTTCGAAGCCACCAGCCCCGGTGCGGACAAGGCCCCGGAAGTGAAGTTCTGA
- a CDS encoding TPM domain-containing protein, with protein MALLTEHEQRKVAEAIARVERETDAELVTVLAARADDYAYIPLLWASLLALVVPGIVHYLTGWLTMHSLLLVQWVSFVVLCLVFRLPKVTTHLIPRHVRHWRASNLARRQFLEQNLHHTVGSTGMLIFVCEAERYVEILVDEGISRKLDNKSWDSIVAVFTEQVRQGQTLQGFVTCIEACGELLKVHVPVTQVRNELPNRLVVLG; from the coding sequence ATGGCATTACTGACTGAACACGAACAACGCAAGGTCGCCGAGGCCATCGCCCGGGTCGAGCGCGAGACCGACGCCGAACTGGTGACGGTGCTCGCGGCCCGCGCCGACGACTACGCGTACATCCCGCTGCTGTGGGCCAGCCTGCTGGCGCTGGTGGTGCCGGGGATCGTGCATTACCTGACGGGCTGGCTGACGATGCACAGCCTGTTGCTGGTGCAGTGGGTCAGTTTTGTCGTGCTGTGCCTGGTATTTCGTCTGCCAAAGGTCACCACTCATCTGATCCCGCGCCACGTCCGCCACTGGCGCGCCTCGAACCTGGCCCGCCGGCAGTTTCTCGAACAGAACCTGCATCACACGGTGGGCAGCACTGGCATGCTGATTTTTGTCTGCGAGGCGGAGCGATATGTGGAGATTCTGGTGGACGAAGGGATTTCCAGAAAGCTGGATAACAAGAGCTGGGATTCGATTGTCGCGGTGTTTACCGAGCAGGTGCGACAGGGGCAGACGTTGCAGGGCTTTGTCACCTGCATTGAAGCGTGCGGCGAGTTGCTCAAGGTGCATGTGCCGGTGACGCAGGTGAGGAATGAGTTGCCGAATCGGTTGGTGGTGTTGGGATAA
- a CDS encoding TPM domain-containing protein, translating into MRVLKMGLVLMLWLFTVSARAEMTFPALTGRVVDDAQMIEPSVRAQLSQQLQAHEQATGEQLVVVTLPNLQGATIEDYGVELGRHWGIGQKDKNNGALLIVARDERKLRIEVGYGLEDRLTDAQSSVIIHQVITPSFKAGNFSKGISDGVAAMLVVLGGNPLDEPSTVYESAGDPANDFVSRHPALFVFLVMLFILTVFVCQMLGILPAGRGGSGGGGGFGGGGFGGGGGGGGFSGGGGSFGGGGSSGGW; encoded by the coding sequence ATGCGTGTGTTGAAGATGGGCCTGGTGCTGATGCTGTGGCTGTTCACCGTCAGCGCCCGGGCCGAAATGACCTTTCCGGCGCTGACCGGGCGGGTGGTGGACGACGCGCAGATGATCGAGCCGTCGGTGCGCGCGCAACTGAGCCAGCAGTTGCAGGCCCACGAACAGGCGACCGGCGAGCAGTTGGTGGTCGTGACGCTGCCGAACCTGCAAGGCGCCACCATCGAGGACTATGGCGTCGAACTCGGCCGGCACTGGGGCATCGGCCAGAAGGACAAAAACAACGGCGCGCTGTTGATCGTCGCCCGTGACGAGCGCAAATTGCGCATCGAAGTCGGCTACGGGCTGGAAGATCGCCTGACCGATGCCCAGAGTTCGGTGATCATCCATCAGGTGATCACGCCATCGTTCAAGGCCGGCAACTTCAGCAAGGGCATCAGCGACGGTGTGGCGGCGATGCTGGTGGTGCTGGGCGGCAATCCGCTGGACGAACCGTCCACGGTGTATGAGTCGGCTGGCGACCCCGCGAATGATTTCGTCTCGCGCCACCCGGCATTGTTCGTATTTCTGGTGATGTTGTTCATCCTGACTGTTTTTGTCTGCCAGATGCTCGGTATCCTTCCCGCCGGCCGGGGCGGCTCCGGAGGAGGGGGCGGCTTTGGTGGCGGAGGTTTTGGCGGCGGCGGTGGAGGCGGGGGCTTCAGCGGCGGCGGTGGCAGTTTCGGCGGGGGCGGGTCCTCCGGCGGCTGGTGA
- a CDS encoding YegP family protein: MSGWYELSKSSNGQYKFVLKAANAETILTSELYTSRTAAESGIASVQTNSPLDERYEKKSTKDGHPYFNLKAANHQIIGSSESYSSDAACAKGIASVKANGPSKVIKDKTLPVL; this comes from the coding sequence ATGTCCGGATGGTATGAGTTGAGCAAAAGCAGCAACGGCCAGTACAAGTTCGTGCTGAAAGCGGCGAATGCCGAAACCATTCTGACCAGCGAGCTGTACACCAGCCGCACGGCCGCCGAAAGCGGCATTGCCTCGGTGCAGACCAACAGCCCGCTGGACGAACGCTACGAGAAAAAATCGACGAAGGACGGCCATCCCTATTTCAACCTCAAGGCGGCCAATCACCAGATCATCGGCAGCAGCGAATCCTATTCCTCGGACGCGGCCTGCGCCAAAGGCATCGCCAGCGTCAAGGCCAACGGGCCGTCCAAGGTGATCAAGGACAAAACCCTGCCGGTGCTTTGA